AAATATTGCTATAACTATAGTCCTTACGAATCATCGGATGTTAGTTGGGCGGTAATTGCAGGCGTGGGTCCGAGCGACAGCAGCAACATTGTAAATTGTTATTATTGCAGTGATCTGCTCTCGGGAACTCCTATGGACGGCAATTATGCGACGGCAAAAAGCAAGGAGGAATTTAAAAGCGGTGAAGTGGCCTATCTCCTCGATGGCGGAAACGAAGCTCTGCGAAAGGGAATTTGGAGCCAATACCGGACCGACACATTGGGCTACCCTGTTTTGGCGGGTGATAGCCAAGGCGTTGTATACAAAGCCGAAATCGGGTCGGTAACAGGCGGCAATCTGGAATTTAATTCGGATTATAATTATTTCAACGCCGGTGATGTTGTATCTCTGACGGTCACTCCGGCCGAGGGGATGATGCTCAAAACCGTAAAAGTCAGGACCGCTTATTATCCGGTAGACTGCACCAGAGCGGGCCTGGTGTTCACCTTTACCATGCCTGCCGCCGATGTCAAGGTGGCGGCGGAATTTGTGGCAAGTACCGATGAAGATTGTACCGTAACCTTTGATGCTAACGGCGGTGAATTTTCCGGCGGTAAGGAGACTAATGAGGTAAAGGTTCGCGCTGGCAGCCAAGTCGTTGCTCCGGCTGCTCCCAGCCGGGAGAACATGGCGTTTTTGGGCTGGTACACGGTAGCGAGCGGTGGTGAAAAATACAACTTTGCGGATTCGGCAACCGCTTCTTTCACCCTTTATGCTCACTGGAAGGAAGCGGGCAAAGTCATCGTTACCTTTGACGCCAACGGCGGACTGGTTGAAGGAGCCGTTGCTTATGAGCAAATAATCGATTCGGGCAGTCAAGCTACAGAACCTGCCGCTCCTTCATTCAGCAGCGACGACAAGACCATTTCGTATACCTTTGGCGGCTGGTTTACGCAAAGAAGCGGCGGAACGGAGTGGAACTTTGCCGACCCGGTTAATGATGATCTGACGCTGTACGCCCGGTGGACGCCAACGGACAATTTAGCCGGGGGGTTTAAGATTATGAGTGCGGAGGATCTGAACGCGCTGAAGGATAGAGTTAAAAACGGCGAGACCTTTGCCGGTAAGCTTTTTGAGCTGGGGGAAAATATTACTCTCGACTCTGACAATTGGCAGGAAGGTATCGCTATGAATTCTTTGTTGCCGTTTCAGGGAACTTTTAATGGGAATGGCAATACAATCACTTTCCAGGACGTCTCAGCTCCTCTGTTTGGTTATATCGGGGATAAGGCGGAAGTAACAGGCCTCACAGTAGAGGGTAGTTTTAACGTTACAAGTGACAATGTAGGAGCTGTTGCCGGCCACAATGCCGGAAAGATTTCTTGTATCACCGTTGATGTTGACTTTAGTGGAGAATGTCACGACAATATCGGGGGTGTTGCGGGCATCTTTAGCGAAGGAAGCAAGGATGCCGGATTTACGGATTGTACAAATTCAGGGACTATTTATGGAGCCGATTATGTTGGAGGAATAGTCGGTAAATCCACCGTGCAGGGGGCTGCTGTTGAACGCTGCCACAACAGTGGTGTTGTTCATGGAGAAGGAGGACAATATATCGGCGGTATTATCGGGGGGGCAACTTATAGTCTGAGTATTAGCGGATGTACTAATGAGGGCACTCTGCTTTTAGACGGAAAGAAGATAAGTGATAGCGGTGCTGTCGGGACAAGTAATATCGGCAGTATCGGCGGTATTATTGGTGGTATTCATGGTGGGACAATCACGGATTGCCATAATGAGGGAAATATTACTGATACCGCCACAACTGCTGACCCACTTGCTATCACATCTGGCGTAGGCGGTATAGTGGGGAGTGGCAACAATCGAGAAGAAGACTACAGCTCAGGCTACCCTACAATAGATAAATGCAGTAATACAGGCAGGATCGAGGCGGAATCAACAGGTGGCGTTGGCGGTTTGGTTGGAACATATGTTTATAATATTTCAGAATCCTCTAATACCGGTGAGATAATCGGTAAAAACGGGGCTGGCGGATTGTGTGGCAGCTTGCTATACGGTCAAATCAAGAGCTGCTTCAGCACGGGTGATGTAACAGCGGTTCATGGTGTGGCCGGAGGATTGGTGGGCACTAATGGCTCGGAAGTATATAATTGTTACTGCACCGGTAAGATTCAAGGCGCTACCGGCGCTTATGGTATAGAAGATGTAGGCGCCATTCGCAACAGTTACTGGTACGGCCTGTTTCTTACCGCCGCTAACGGGGAGGCCTATGGAATAAGCAGGGCGGGGACGAACAGCGCTAACAATTACTATGGTCTTCAGGACTCGGATTCAGACTCGGATGAGGGTTCTCCTTCCCTGACGGATCCCAATGACGGAGTAAGCTCCGCCTTAAAGACGGCGGGCCAATTCGCCAGCGGCGAAGTAGCCTATTTGCTGGACACCGGCAATGACGGAAGCGAGGATGCGCCTAAAAGCTGGACCCAGGACGACACGAAAGGTTATCCGGTCCTGGGAGAGCCGCATTACTGCAAAATAACCGTCGAAGGAAGCGACGGCGGCACGGTTGCCGTTAGTCTGGAAGGGAGCGGCAAGCAAGGCGACCCGGAAACACCGATCTATGTTGCGGCCGACGGGTCTTCCAAGATCACTGTAACGGCGCAGCCAAAGGACTCCGAGACCATCGACGGGATAACCTACACCTACGAACTGGAGTGCATTACGGTCAATCAAAATGGGTCTGAGAAGGACATTACCGAAGACCGGTGGTTTCGGTCGAATTCCGACGCGGAGGTGAAAGCCTCCTTTAAAAAAGAAAAGGAAAAAAGTAAGAGCGATCCACCCGATGACGACCCGCCGGGCGGACCGGATCCGACACCGCCGAATGAATCGACTCCCAAAGAAAAAAACGATATCGGAATCGGTAATGGAATAGGCGAGGGAATAGGCGAAGGAATAGGAGACGTAATAGGCGACATGATAGGTAACGTAATCGGAAACGTAATGGGAAGCGGCGCAGGCATCGGCGACCTCATCGCCAGCGGCCAGGGCGGTACGGCGGACGCGACGACAACAGACAAAATTGCGGCGCCTTCGCCGAACGGCGAGCAAGCTGCGGATCAAGCTGTGACAGTCGCCCGGCAGGCCGATGTGACGGCGGTCAAACAGGATAGTCATCCCACCGAACAGCATGAGGAGAAGAACAGTGAACCGGCCGGCGGCGGCGGTGGTGGCGGTGGCAGCGAGCTCAAAGAGAAAGACGACAAGCAGCCCGTCATCTTTGAAATTGTCAAGAAGGCCGTGCGGGACAATCCCCTGACTGCCGGGATCTTAACGGCAGCCGTTCTGGGGATCTTGCTGAGCGCCGGTTACCGCAGATATAGAAAGCATATGGGAGATCTTTAAGATGGCTGTTCAAAGGACCCGGAGAAATTTACAACCAAAGAGATTTTCCTTAAGACTGGCCGCAAGCATCTTGCCGGTGTCTTAACAGGACTGCTGTTAGCGCCCTTTGCTTTGGCCGCGGGCAGTGCCGCAGACAGTGCGGGGACCCGGCAGGTTTCACCTGCCCGGGGTCCCCAAGTCCCTGCCGGTTCGGCCTCGGCCTCCTTGAAGTATAAGGTTGGAACGACAGGCGCAACTATCACGGACTGCGAGGAAAGCGCGACCGAGATTGCTGTTCCGGCTGACCTTGAAGGTAAGCCGGTATGTAAGAAATCAATAAAGCAAGTAATTATTTTCTTAGTAAGTTTTACCCTCCGTTTTTAACTAACTGAATACTTGTTTATAGTGTGATGTAAATCATTGCTATCGACGGTAAATTATTATAAATTATAATTACTGGATGCGGCAAAGTTCAACTATTATGGGAGGAGCGTGATTATGAAAATAATTGTTCTTATTAAACAAGTTCCCAGCACAGCCAATACCCGTATGGACCCCGAAAAGGGAACCGTAATCAGAGATGCGGGTGATACGGTACTCAATCCCCTTGATGAACATGCCGTCACCGAGGCGGTAAAAATAAAGAAATTAATACCGGGCACTAAAATTATTGCGTTAACTATGGGGCCGCCATCGGCTAAAAAGATTTTAAATGAAGCTTGTGCCAGAGGTGTTGATGAGGGTGTTTTGCTGTCACACAAAGCCTTTGGCGGCTCGGACACAGTGGCGACAGCCCATGTTTTGGCGGCGGCTGTTAAACAAATAGGCAATTATGATTTGCTGCTGGCCGGTGAAAAAGCTACAGATGGTGAAACAGGTCAAACAGGTCCCATGACGGCGGCTTTGTTGAATATTCCCGTTATAACCTTTGCGCAAAGTCTTACCGTGTTGGATAATAAGATCCATGTACAAAGGATGGTGGAAGAGGGAATTGAGGAACTTTCCGTTAACTTGCCGGCACTGGTGACGGTGATAAAAGAAATTAATAAGCCCCCTCTCCCCACTATAAGGGGATATTTACTGGCCAAAAAAGTTCCTATCCCAATTTGGGGCCCGGATGATATCAATATTGAACCCGGCAGGGTAGGACTTAAAGGATCTTCCACGCGCGTAGTTAAAATATTTAGCCCCAGGCTCGTAAGAAATACCAAATTTCGCATCGCCAACACGGAAGAAGGCATAATCAGTTCGGTAAACACTATCATGGAAGTGCTTACGAACCGCAGTTTAATTAGTAAGGGTGATAATCATGGAAGTTAGAAAAAATGTGATGGTCTTAGCGGAAGTACGTCACCGGACGATTCATAATATAACCTTTGAGATGTTAACTTGGGGAAGAATTCTTGCCGACAAGCTAAAAACTGCGCTAACCTGTGTGCTGATAGGAACAGATCAAGAGAATTTTAATGAGCTGATGGAATGGGGTGCGGATCGTCTGCTGGTATTGAATAACAGCAGACCCGACAATTTTCTTATTACCCCTGCCGCCAGTCTATTGGTAAGTATTGTTCGAGAAGAACAGCCTGATATTGTCATTGCCCCTGCAACAACATTTGGCAGGACCATTATGCCAATAGCGGCGGCCCGCTTGGACACAGGTCTTACCGCCGACTGCACGGGACTTGGCATAGACCCCAAGGACCAGTTGCTGCTGCAGACCCGCCCGGCTATTGGCGGGAACATCATGGCGACCATCAAGACCACACATACAAAGCCGCAAATGGCCACTGTTCGGCCTCGCTCCATTAAACCGGTCAAGCCGGTTAATGGCAGGCAGGGGAAACTGTTATTTAAAAACTATACTATCAGTGAGAAATATCAGGAAAAATTAATTTCCTTTATACGCAGCGGGGGAGACGGTATTAACCTGGAGAATGCGGATATCGTCATAACAGGTGGTATTGGAATGAGAAGTAAAGAGAATTTTAGACTCCTGGAGAAATTAGCGGGGCTAACGG
This genomic interval from Desulfoscipio sp. XC116 contains the following:
- a CDS encoding electron transfer flavoprotein subunit beta/FixA family protein, translating into MKIIVLIKQVPSTANTRMDPEKGTVIRDAGDTVLNPLDEHAVTEAVKIKKLIPGTKIIALTMGPPSAKKILNEACARGVDEGVLLSHKAFGGSDTVATAHVLAAAVKQIGNYDLLLAGEKATDGETGQTGPMTAALLNIPVITFAQSLTVLDNKIHVQRMVEEGIEELSVNLPALVTVIKEINKPPLPTIRGYLLAKKVPIPIWGPDDINIEPGRVGLKGSSTRVVKIFSPRLVRNTKFRIANTEEGIISSVNTIMEVLTNRSLISKGDNHGS
- a CDS encoding electron transfer flavoprotein subunit alpha/FixB family protein yields the protein MEVRKNVMVLAEVRHRTIHNITFEMLTWGRILADKLKTALTCVLIGTDQENFNELMEWGADRLLVLNNSRPDNFLITPAASLLVSIVREEQPDIVIAPATTFGRTIMPIAAARLDTGLTADCTGLGIDPKDQLLLQTRPAIGGNIMATIKTTHTKPQMATVRPRSIKPVKPVNGRQGKLLFKNYTISEKYQEKLISFIRSGGDGINLENADIVITGGIGMRSKENFRLLEKLAGLTGAGLGATRNAVEAGWAPFARQIGLTGKTVSPKVYIAAGVSGKIQHLAGMITSEFVIAINDDPEAQMFKVADLGIVGDAPTIVNKLIEAVNVTDSKYVGGELEVNG